In Ptiloglossa arizonensis isolate GNS036 chromosome 6, iyPtiAriz1_principal, whole genome shotgun sequence, the DNA window AACAGTGTTACGttttgtgataaaaaaaaaaaaataaaaaaaaatggagaaaatcgAAAACAGATCGAATACTCACACGACTTCTatttcgtcgtcctcgtcggcaTGGATCGTCTTGTCGTTCGTTGAAGTGAAGTACGGATTTGCGGAGGCTGGTCGGAACTTGTATCCGGTAAGAACGAAAAAGACGTAAGTGGCCATTTCTCGGAACATCTGGTCCAGCCACTCGTATTGAAAAGGTACCGTGATCTACGAGAACGATACACGGTAAAATTGACCGTTTGAACCGAGTACGGTTCGAAACTCGAACATCGCGATTAAATAAGTGATTGTACCTTGAGTAAGTACATTATGATTCTCGTGAAGTAAATGTAACAAACTATCATGATATAGAAATGCCTAAAAAGCTTGAGCTTGCGTAAGTTCACAGCTGCCTTGCCGTCCGTGTGTGCAGCTCTCTCTAGGTGCTTGATACTCCAAACTACTGGAAATAGAATGGCACCGCAGCAAAGTAAGTCGACGAGAATGAAAATGTCTCGCCACGTCTTGTGCTCGATGTCCCCTTCCTCGCTCTCCTCGATTATTATTTCTACTACGTTTGCTAATACCTGTCGAATAAGAGTTTCTTATCAAAGTGTTTCCCTCAAGGCGAATTTCTGCAAACGTATTTTGTCGCTAACTTGTAACGGTATCACGATCATGAAGACTTTTTTATCCTTGTCGGCTAGAATGTGTTTAACGAACGTCCAACCGGTGCCAACGAGAACGATGGTGATGAAAAGCACGGCTCCTTTCAGTAAATGCGTGATATAATACAAAATCGCCCAAGCAGCCACGTGTTCGCCTTTCGTTTGAATAAAATGATAATTGATCCCGTGGAAGAGTAGCGACAACGATTTCAAGTACACCAGGACTGCCATTAGATAGTGGATCTTGAAAACGGGATGCCTGAACGATTTAAAATAAACACGGTACAGAAAAAGTACGTCGGTGAAAAATATCCGAGAGAAATTTTAACGATGCGCTTACTTGCTCTTCTTAAGTATAAATACCCAGAAACAACCCGACAGCAAGAATAAAAGTGCCATCATAAAGTAGAGAGCCGGTAGAGGCATTTCACCCGCGCTCAAATAATTTCCGCTATTGGCCTCCGATATTTGTAtctgtaaattattaaattacgaaCAATATCCTGACGAACGTCTGTAAAAACACCTGGAAGATACGGTCGTTAAAATCTCTTTTGAAAAACAAGTATCTTACCGTGAAATCCAGCGCGATCTGAGAACCGTATTTATAGTTTGGACAATTGTGAAAGTAAAGACTATAAAGACCCTCTTCCTCTTCGCTGGCGACGTACATACTGAAACttgtattgtaatatttttctcctTTCACGGTTTGCGATTTCATCGGAAGCGTCAAACCGGAGCAAACGTCACCTTCCGACCTGGACTCGAATTGATCATCGACAATAGATTTCTCGACACCTGCGAAGGATAAGTTTCTTTTATCGTCGAGAATTACATTTTAACGAGCGTGCCGGAGATACGTAACGAGTCGCGGTTCGTCCATGAGTCATCCTAGACTATTAAGCGGTTCGAATATTGTTTGCAATAGAATCCGGTTGAAAGATCATTGACATAAAATGTACTTCTCTAGAAGATAGTTACCTAACCGGACCCTCAAAAATACTTGAGTTTCGAGTTATTTATAAGATTGAGGACGACTCGTGTTAATTATAGCGTCTCTCATTCTGGTGGTGTTCGATCACCGATGTCGCTTCGCGTTCACATTCCGTAAGATATCGATCACATTCGTATTTAGTTCCACGGATCGCGCGAAACACTCGCCGATATGCTCAATGTTGCAACAAACGAACGTATCGCAATTTGAACAGTAGCAGAAACGGGTAATGTTACCTGCTTGAAACACCGTCCAAACACGGGCGCATCGTACGGTCTCAATTTTTACCGTTAGTTGCATAAATTGTATCGTTTCGCGTAGTATTGAAAAGTCAAAATTCATCTCGCGTTAAAATAATTTGCAACGCTGCTCGTTCTCTGTATATTTCTCCCTACATCGTCGCCGAGCAATCAATTATACGCATTGAATGTCACACGAtgtgtatacattttttatatatatgtatatatatttatatatatatatataaatcgaTGTGTGTATACGCACACCAGTGACGTCAATAAAACAGAACGACGGCGTTTCATAGTTCATAGTATCGATGTAAAGCCAAACGATAAAAGTTCAAGGCAAGTTCTCTTGTATAATCTCGATTGGAAATTCTTTCGCATCTACGGAGGAAAATTGTTCCCAAGGTTTATCGTTACCGTGGAAAAATATGAACAATATGCGTATTACGAACGAGGGTGGTGAAATTTGTTCGTAAAAGAAAGATTAATAACCACGTTCTAAGGTCGCGACCGATGTGGTTCGTGCCAACTTTTCATTTTCCACCTGTTACTCCCTGTTACGTTCGAACAGCGAGTTTCTAATGTTAGTAACGGACCGCGTTAAAAATAACTCACGGATGCAGCAACGTTTATTTTTAAAGTACTGTCCAAACCGACGCTGATAAGCATTCGCAGATTGCCCGGTCCAATAACGTACCGCTCgatcgtttgtttgttttttttatcgatttatttCGTGCGTTATGCTCGATAATTCGAGCAAACAGTAACGAGTCGAGCGACGATCAACTTCCACGACGAAAAAAAATGTACGCGTATCGACTCTGATCGACGTAGAGAACGACGAGGTATTCTCGGATTGGAAATTTACACGGTCATTTCTCAGATGAAACGGACTCGGTATTGCGAGTAACGGTGGTAACCGTGGTACGCGTATCCGAAATAACCGAATCCAAGTGATGCGTGAATCATCGTAACATTCGATTAACAAACTTGCGGAAGCTTCAACGTGTCATGAAGTAACACGTGACGCCCATTCCACTCGGTCTATCGCGCGTCAGCTTCCTGTGTTTGGCCACTTGCCAAAATGAAAAGCTCACTACGCCGACGCGTTACACCCTTGCCCCCTTCGTTAGTCTCGTTCATCGTTTACAGCGACGTGCTTCTCCCTgttcgtataatgcaaaacgagagaatattttccaaaacccAACAACCAGAGAACCGGTCGATTCGCATCGGCGTTCGTATTCGCGAATAATAGTCGGTATTTAAAACACGTAATCGTAAAATATCCATTAAAGGTAATTGCAATCGAATGCAATTTCGCGGAACGATACGGACGGAAAATAAAGATGATTGTAATGATCTGACACACCGTGCGAGGTATAGCgttttcttcgtggaaaaaGAACAGTATCGCTAAACCTGGCCGGTAGAGAGTCTCTCTTTGCTCGAAAAACTAGCACCTTGCCGGCATCTTTGTAGATATGCGCGGTGTGCACGTTCTGACTGCAGTTCACTTTCAACCTGAAACACGTTTTTATCCGTGACGTTAGCTTCACACCGGGGCGAAGcccgataaaaatgataaacaGGTAAACGGCCGCTATGATTCATCCGCGTGGCCAATACTTACAAATTCTTTTTCAAGTCCATCGTGAAATATATGACCGCGTTCTCGTCCCTCTGCTCGGGATCGGTCCTGACGTTCGAAATGTCTTGTAGGACGCATCTCTCTTGATGATTATCTAAATACCGATTCATCGCATCGCTTAGCGTTCGATCCAAACTGAACCCGAACTGAAccgtgaaaaatacaaagtacACGTTACACAGATAAGagggacaaatatttttaaaaatcttgagaaacgaataaataaaaccgATCGATTGGTTCGAGTTTgtctaaatttttcttttttttgcgatattaaaataaaaatgttttccaagaggcttcgtttttcgagaaaatcgattctgAAAATACACGGGATACACGCACAATTAGATATACATGTATCAGGATTAACGGATTCCGATATAGATTTCTACTGTATCGTGCACGGTACGTATACGAATGTAGTAGTAATTCGCGTGTTTTCGGTGtcttgaaaattaaagaaataaaaattaaatatcgaatTGTAGTTTCGCAACCCGCGAACGTTACGCTCGATAATTACGCGGCATAAAAAGTAACAAGTTAGATACGTTCGCACGCACCCTAcgtattttgaaaatcgattatctcgagaacgacgaCTCCCGCTGAGATAGACTCCACGTTCAATGGTTTGTTTAATCGACGAGAAGTTTTGGATCGACCTGTACGCGAAACGTTGGTACTCGAAAAGACGCGTATTTaggaatggtttcgagtactttCCTAGCGGCAATTCAGTGGTGTGAATGAGGGAAAATGGAAACAGGTGTCCGTGAATGGACGACGCGTAGTACTGCGCGAACGTCCACGCTACGATAACTCACCACGGCATTCTCGTCGAAAGGTTCGGCCTTGAAATTCGACAAATTTACATTGAGAATACCATCCTTGTAGAAACCAAAGGTACTAAGGGCAATGTATCGCCGTATGTCTTTCTGTAACATGGAAAATTTGTAAGAGCAAGCGAGAAGGCTAGGTCTCGCGACCTATGACTAATCGACGAGGAAGCAAATGTTCTTTCGGAACACGAtcgacgtataacctatacgtcACCCATCCCTTTACTTATCGAATTCTTTACGGAAACCTATTACGTTTACAGTATTTACGGCCACATTCGGATCTGGTAGACGTAGCTCGCAGAGTAAACGTCGATACGATGCGTACCACGTATAATATATGTTCGTTTACAAAATTCGTTGCACAACATTTTCAAAGATTTGCAGTTTACGCGTAACTTGAATGGAGTAGGTGACACGGTTAACTGCGTTCACCGGTAAAACGTAATTGACGTAACGAGGAAActccgataaaaaaaatattccataacTGGTAAATATACGTGCGTAATTGCAACGTAATAAGTCGAACTAACCCGTATTTCGAGTTTGTGGATTCTGGCGGTAGCAAGTACGAGAATCGACATAAGCCAAAGACATCGTATCAGCAGTTGTTTCGATTGCATTTTTACTACTTTTCACTGTAGGAATGTCACATCACGATAACACAAACTAGTCACACACCTGAAACATCCAATGTTCGCTCGTCGATACACGAGCAGAAACTGAGCTTGAACCACAGGAATTTGAACCATGACTGgcggaacgaacgaatcgaatcgcgcgCACTTTTCTAAAAGTTTCTTAGCAATTATATCGTTTATCGTTACAACTTTGTAAAACTAATTAACGAAACTActaaaaatcgaaagaaatcgtTTTCTTTGTACCAATAAACGCAATTTAGTGCATATTTTGCCAAGATTTCACGTTTTGATCCGAACGTTATCATTTTCCGATTTCATATTACACGTTTACCGGCTGGCGTCTCGTAGAATTaactttttctatatttttctaatattttcacttACATTCCATTGTTACAAAACAATTTGTTTCAAGGTTTCCgttgaaataataaattgtaaattctttctttttccctgaTATCCTTCAACTATCGACGTTCCATGTAAAACTGATACAAATA includes these proteins:
- the LOC143148476 gene encoding protein GPR107 isoform X1, translated to MQSKQLLIRCLWLMSILVLATARIHKLEIRKDIRRYIALSTFGFYKDGILNVNLSNFKAEPFDENAVFGFSLDRTLSDAMNRYLDNHQERCVLQDISNVRTDPEQRDENAVIYFTMDLKKNLLKVNCSQNVHTAHIYKDAGKVLVFRAKRDSLPARFSDTVLFPRRKRYTSHGVEKSIVDDQFESRSEGDVCSGLTLPMKSQTVKGEKYYNTSFSMYVASEEEEGLYSLYFHNCPNYKYGSQIALDFTIQISEANSGNYLSAGEMPLPALYFMMALLFLLSGCFWVFILKKSKHPVFKIHYLMAVLVYLKSLSLLFHGINYHFIQTKGEHVAAWAILYYITHLLKGAVLFITIVLVGTGWTFVKHILADKDKKVFMIVIPLQVLANVVEIIIEESEEGDIEHKTWRDIFILVDLLCCGAILFPVVWSIKHLERAAHTDGKAAVNLRKLKLFRHFYIMIVCYIYFTRIIMYLLKITVPFQYEWLDQMFREMATYVFFVLTGYKFRPASANPYFTSTNDKTIHADEDDEIEVVLFSSVSGGSGITEGLSKVSKVPKVLRPATADVPSTQEERDSLFTKTEPTHEYD
- the LOC143148476 gene encoding protein GPR107 isoform X2, which gives rise to MQSKQLLIRCLWLMSILVLATARIHKLEIRKDIRRYIALSTFGFYKDGILNVNLSNFKAEPFDENAVFGFSLDRTLSDAMNRYLDNHQERCVLQDISNVRTDPEQRDENAVIYFTMDLKKNLLKVNCSQNVHTAHIYKDAGKVLVFRAKRDSLPARFSDTVLFPRRKRYTSHGVEKSIVDDQFESRSEGDVCSGLTLPMKSQTVKGEKYYNTSFSMYVASEEEEGLYSLYFHNCPNYKYGSQIALDFTIQISEANSGNYLSAGEMPLPALYFMMALLFLLSGCFWVFILKKSKHPVFKIHYLMAVLVYLKSLSLLFHGINYHFIQTKGEHVAAWAILYYITHLLKGAVLFITIVLVGTGWTFVKHILADKDKKVFMIVIPLQVLANVVEIIIEESEEGDIEHKTWRDIFILVDLLCCGAILFPVVWSIKHLERAAHTDGKAAVNLRKLKLFRHFYIMIVCYIYFTRIIMYLLKITVPFQYEWLDQMFREMATYVFFVLTGYKFRPASANPYFTSTNDKTIHADEDDEIEVVVSGGSGITEGLSKVSKVPKVLRPATADVPSTQEERDSLFTKTEPTHEYD